Proteins encoded in a region of the Rutidosis leptorrhynchoides isolate AG116_Rl617_1_P2 chromosome 9, CSIRO_AGI_Rlap_v1, whole genome shotgun sequence genome:
- the LOC139869278 gene encoding uncharacterized mitochondrial protein AtMg00810-like: protein MYTALTLTASSTAFLHRVITSLHQEFSMTDLGPLNYFLGISVTRTSSSMFLSQKQYATEIIERADMVGCNSSRTPIEIGTKLTTAGPPVKDPTLYRSLAGALQYLTFTRPDISYAVQQICLFMHDPREPHMAALRRIIRYIQGTLDLGLQLFSSSTCSLVAYSDADWAGCPSTRRSTSGYCVFLGNNLLSWSSKRQHTPSRCSAEAEYRGVANAVAETCWIRNLLRELHCPLSSATLVYCDNVSAVYMSGNPVQHQRTKHIEIDIHFVRDLVLKGHVRVLHVPSRYQFADIFTKGLPTALFDEFRSSLSVRPAPATTAEGC, encoded by the coding sequence ATGTACACAGCACTAACATTGACTGCCTCATCTACGGCCTTTCTTCATCGGGTTATCACCTCATTACACCAGGAGTTCTCCATGACTGATCTTGGCCCGTTAAATTATTTTCTTGGTATTTCTGTCACTCGTACTTCTTCTAGTATGTTTCTCTCTCAGAAGCAGTACGCAACTGAGATCATTGAGCGTGCAGACATGGTTGGTTGTAATTCTAGTCGCACACCGATCGAAATTGGCACCAAACTGACCACTGCTGGTCCCCCAGTTAAGGATCCCACTTTATATCGCAGCCTTGCCGGTGCTCTCCAGTATCTCACTTTTACTAGGCCTGACATCTCTTATGCTGTCCAGCAGATCTGTTTGTTTATGCATGATCCTCGAGAGCCTCATATGGCTGCTCTCCGAAGGATCATTCGATATATCCAGGGGACTCTAGATCTTGGTCTACAGTTGTTTTCGTCCAGCACTTGCTCATTGGTTGCATATTCTGATGCTGACTGGGCTGGTTGTCCCTCTACTCGCCGCTCTACATCTGGATACTGTGTTTTTTTGGGTAATAATCTGCTATCTTGGTCCTCTAAACGGCAACATACTCCGTCACGCTGCAGTGCCGAAGCTGAATACCGCGGCGTCGCAAACGCCGTTGCAGAGACATGTTGGATTCGTAATCTTCTACGTGAGCTCCATTGCCCGCTTTCATCTGCTACTCTTGTCTACTGTGACAATGTTAGTGCTGTGTACATGTCTGGAAACCCGGTGCAACACCAGCGCACCAAACACATTGAGATTGACATCCATTTTGTCCGTGATCTTGTTCTTAAGGGTCATGTTCGGGTCCTTCATGTTCCTTCTCGATATCAGTTtgcagacatcttcaccaaaggcctACCTACTGCACTTTTTGATGAGTTTCGATCCAGTTTAAGCGTTCGCCCAGCTCCCGCTACAACTGCTGAGGGATGTTAG